In Arthrobacter sp. UKPF54-2, the following are encoded in one genomic region:
- a CDS encoding ABC transporter permease, which yields MTPDSNTARPDASVPAERHIEHFVADFAETPLQATDKVKEDQAPLSLWAEAWRNLRKQPLFLISAFLILVVVAVSLFPGLFSPIDPSSEACQLANSDGGPSAGHPLGFTQQGCDVYARVIFGTRSSVTVGLFTTIGVLVIGGIMGALAGYYGGWVDAVLARINDIFFALPLILGAIVVMQLPMFRANRTAWTLVLILMTFGWPQIARITRGAVIEVRNADFVTAARSLGVSKFGALMRHVMPNSLAPIIVVATISLGTFIVAESTLSFLGIGLPPSVMSWGNDIQAAQASLRSNPMPLLYPAIALSITVLSFIMLGDALRDALDPKARKR from the coding sequence ATGACTCCTGATTCCAATACCGCAAGGCCGGACGCTTCGGTGCCCGCCGAGCGCCACATCGAGCACTTCGTTGCCGACTTTGCCGAGACGCCGCTGCAGGCCACGGACAAGGTCAAGGAGGACCAGGCTCCGCTGAGCCTGTGGGCCGAGGCCTGGCGCAACCTGCGCAAGCAGCCGCTGTTCCTGATCTCCGCGTTCCTGATCCTCGTGGTCGTGGCCGTCTCGCTGTTCCCGGGGCTCTTCTCGCCGATCGACCCGTCCTCCGAGGCGTGCCAGCTGGCCAACTCGGACGGGGGCCCCTCGGCCGGGCACCCGCTGGGCTTCACCCAGCAGGGCTGTGACGTGTACGCCCGTGTCATCTTCGGCACCCGCTCCTCAGTCACCGTCGGCCTCTTTACCACCATCGGTGTGCTGGTGATCGGCGGCATCATGGGCGCCTTGGCCGGCTACTACGGCGGCTGGGTCGATGCCGTGCTGGCACGCATCAACGACATCTTCTTCGCCCTGCCGCTGATCCTCGGCGCCATCGTCGTGATGCAGCTGCCGATGTTCCGGGCCAACCGCACCGCCTGGACCCTGGTCCTGATCCTGATGACCTTCGGCTGGCCGCAGATCGCCCGGATCACCCGCGGCGCCGTGATTGAGGTCCGTAACGCGGACTTCGTAACCGCCGCACGCTCCCTCGGCGTCTCCAAGTTCGGCGCCCTGATGCGGCACGTTATGCCGAACTCGCTCGCCCCGATCATCGTGGTGGCCACGATCTCGCTCGGTACCTTCATCGTCGCGGAATCCACGCTGTCCTTCCTCGGCATCGGGCTCCCGCCCAGCGTGATGTCCTGGGGCAACGACATCCAGGCCGCGCAGGCGTCCCTGCGCTCCAACCCGATGCCGCTGCTCTACCCGGCCATCGCTCTCTCCATCACCGTTCTGAGCTTCATCATGCTGGGCGACGCCCTGCGTGATGCTCTCGATCCCAAAGCGCGCAAGCGATGA
- a CDS encoding ABC transporter substrate-binding protein gives MRFSRTSKALGMMAIAAMALTGCGGGGSNTAGGSTGGDASKVIIADGSEPQRPLMPADTNEVGGGKVMQMMFAGLVSYDPNGKPVNELAESIEGKDGQHFTIKIKKDQKFTNGEVITAKTFVDSWNFGAAAKNAQLSGSFFESIKGYDEASKEGSTVETMSGLKVVDDQTFTVELSQPESDWPLRLGYTAFVPVPSGALKDPKGFGEKPVGNGPYKMADGGWQHNVQIQLVPNPDYNGPRKAKNAGVTFKIFQNDDAAYQDLLSNNLDILQTIPTSALKNFKSDLGERTINKPYAGIQTIAIPEYLPEWSGEAGKLRRQALSMAINRDEITKVIFSGARQPAKDFTAPVLDGYSDSIPGSENLKFDAAKAKDAWTKADGIQKWDAEKTFTIAYNADKGGHKAWVEAVVNQLKNTLGIKVEGKPYATFKEARNDGTAKTLTGAIRAGWQADYPSLYNFLGPIYKTGAGSNDAKYANPAFDKAITDGLSASSVSDGNKAMNKAQEILLTDLPAIPLWYQVAQGGWSDKVTNVDYGWDGVPLYYNVTGK, from the coding sequence ATGCGTTTTTCGCGCACTTCCAAAGCACTGGGCATGATGGCAATCGCCGCCATGGCCCTGACCGGTTGCGGCGGCGGCGGGTCCAACACCGCCGGCGGCAGCACCGGTGGCGACGCCAGCAAGGTCATCATCGCCGACGGCTCCGAGCCCCAGCGTCCGCTGATGCCGGCCGACACCAACGAAGTTGGCGGCGGCAAGGTCATGCAGATGATGTTCGCCGGCTTGGTCAGCTATGACCCCAACGGCAAGCCCGTGAACGAACTGGCCGAGTCCATCGAGGGCAAGGATGGCCAGCACTTCACCATCAAGATCAAGAAGGACCAGAAGTTCACCAACGGCGAGGTCATTACGGCCAAGACGTTCGTCGATTCCTGGAACTTCGGCGCGGCTGCCAAGAACGCGCAGCTCAGCGGCAGCTTCTTCGAGTCCATCAAGGGCTACGACGAGGCCAGCAAGGAAGGCTCCACGGTCGAGACCATGTCCGGCCTGAAGGTCGTCGACGACCAGACCTTCACCGTTGAACTCTCGCAGCCGGAATCCGACTGGCCGCTGCGCCTCGGCTACACCGCCTTCGTTCCGGTTCCCTCCGGCGCGCTGAAGGACCCGAAGGGCTTCGGCGAGAAGCCGGTCGGCAACGGCCCGTACAAGATGGCCGACGGCGGCTGGCAGCACAACGTGCAGATCCAGCTCGTTCCGAACCCGGACTACAACGGCCCGCGCAAGGCCAAGAACGCCGGCGTGACGTTCAAGATCTTCCAGAACGACGACGCCGCGTACCAGGACCTGCTGTCCAACAACCTGGACATCCTGCAGACCATCCCCACGAGCGCCTTGAAGAACTTCAAGTCCGACCTGGGCGAGCGCACCATCAACAAGCCGTACGCCGGCATCCAGACCATCGCGATTCCGGAATACCTGCCGGAGTGGAGCGGTGAAGCCGGCAAGCTTCGCCGCCAGGCCCTCTCCATGGCCATCAACCGCGACGAAATCACCAAGGTCATCTTCAGCGGCGCACGCCAGCCCGCCAAGGACTTCACCGCCCCCGTCCTGGACGGCTACAGCGACTCGATCCCGGGTTCCGAGAACCTGAAGTTCGACGCCGCCAAGGCCAAGGATGCCTGGACCAAGGCTGACGGCATCCAGAAGTGGGACGCCGAGAAGACCTTCACCATCGCCTACAACGCCGACAAGGGCGGCCACAAGGCATGGGTCGAGGCTGTAGTGAACCAGCTTAAGAACACCCTCGGCATCAAGGTTGAGGGCAAGCCGTACGCCACCTTCAAGGAAGCCCGCAACGACGGCACCGCGAAGACGCTGACCGGTGCGATCCGCGCCGGCTGGCAGGCCGACTACCCGTCGCTGTACAACTTCCTCGGACCGATCTACAAGACCGGTGCAGGCTCCAACGACGCGAAGTACGCCAACCCGGCGTTCGACAAGGCCATCACCGACGGTCTCTCCGCTTCCTCCGTCAGCGACGGCAACAAGGCCATGAACAAGGCCCAGGAAATCCTCCTGACCGACCTTCCGGCCATCCCGCTGTGGTACCAGGTTGCCCAGGGCGGCTGGAGCGACAAGGTCACCAACGTTGACTACGGCTGGGACGGCGTTCCGCTGTACTACAACGTCACCGGCAAGTAA
- a CDS encoding ABC transporter permease produces the protein MATYILKRFLQLIPVFLGATLLVYFLVFSLPGDPIVALFGDKPVNEAVAAKLRAQYHLDQPFWIQYLLYLKSIFTFDLGQDFSGRPIAAVLGEVFPVTARLAVMALIFEAVFGIIFGLIAGLRKGKFFDATVLVASLVVIGIPIFVLGFLLQFTIGVQLGWAKPTVSSAATVQDLILPAIVLGLGSFAYVLRLTRTSVIENMNADYVRTATAKGLSRFRVVRVHILRNSLIPVITFLGADLGSLMGGAIVTEGIFNVPGVGNRLYRAVLSGEGPTVVSIVTVLVLIYCLSNLLVDLLYAWLDPRIRYDS, from the coding sequence ATGGCGACATACATCCTCAAGCGCTTTCTCCAACTGATTCCCGTCTTCCTGGGCGCAACGCTGCTGGTCTACTTCCTGGTCTTCAGCCTCCCCGGCGACCCCATCGTCGCCCTCTTCGGCGACAAGCCGGTCAACGAGGCCGTCGCCGCGAAACTGCGGGCCCAGTACCACCTGGACCAGCCGTTCTGGATCCAATACCTGCTCTACCTGAAGAGCATCTTCACCTTTGACCTCGGCCAGGACTTCTCCGGACGGCCCATCGCCGCGGTGCTTGGCGAGGTCTTCCCCGTCACCGCGCGGCTCGCCGTGATGGCCCTGATCTTCGAGGCCGTCTTCGGCATCATCTTCGGCCTGATCGCCGGTCTCCGCAAGGGCAAGTTCTTCGACGCAACCGTCCTAGTGGCGTCCCTGGTTGTCATCGGCATCCCGATCTTCGTCCTGGGTTTCCTGCTGCAGTTCACCATCGGGGTGCAGCTGGGCTGGGCCAAACCGACCGTCAGCTCGGCGGCCACCGTGCAGGACCTCATCCTGCCGGCCATCGTGCTCGGTCTGGGCTCCTTCGCCTACGTGCTGCGCCTGACCCGCACCTCCGTCATCGAAAACATGAACGCGGACTACGTGCGCACCGCCACCGCGAAGGGCCTGTCCCGCTTCCGGGTGGTCCGGGTGCACATCCTGCGCAACTCCCTGATTCCCGTCATCACCTTCCTTGGCGCGGACCTGGGCAGCCTGATGGGCGGCGCGATCGTCACTGAAGGCATCTTCAACGTGCCCGGCGTCGGCAACCGGCTCTACCGGGCCGTGCTGTCCGGCGAAGGCCCGACGGTGGTCTCGATCGTCACCGTACTGGTGCTGATCTACTGCCTCTCCAACCTGCTCGTTGACCTGCTGTACGCCTGGCTTGACCCGAGGATCCGCTATGACTCCTGA
- a CDS encoding ABC transporter ATP-binding protein, translated as MTDFITLDPAPAPVPGKGGTVLEVRDLSVDFGVDKKWVPAAIGLNYEVRAGEVLAIVGESGSGKSASSMALLGLLPSNSRVSGSVKLAGKELLGANEANIRAVRGKDVAVIFQEPMTALNPVYTVGAQIVETIRLHNEVSPDQARERALRMLELVELPDPEKAFKSYPHQLSGGQRQRAMIAQSLSCDPKLLIADEPTTALDVTVQAEILDLMRNLRNKLDSAIVLITHDMGVVADLADRIAVMRRGLIVETGTAEEIFHNPQHEYTQALLAAVPHLGQGADNDGDVDVTAALAAATQAEIQAIPRSELLRRERENAAALAAAETVKPQGDPVLELTDVAIEYPKQGRVPAFRAVEGANLAIYPGQVVGLVGESGSGKTTIGRAAVGLLPVAAGTMKVVGHDISAAKKNGRQLHEMRRHVGMVFQDPSSSLNPRLPIGESIGEPMFLAGVAKGAALQSRIEALLDQVELPRDYRNRYPHELSGGQKQRVGIARALSLKPKLMVADEPTSALDVSVQAKVLELFQNLQKELGFACLFVTHDLAVVDVLADRICVMQRGRIVEQGSRDQILRNPQEPYTQRLLAAVPLPDPDKQRERRELRAQLLSGAS; from the coding sequence ATGACTGACTTCATCACCCTTGATCCGGCCCCGGCCCCCGTCCCGGGGAAGGGCGGCACCGTCCTGGAGGTCCGGGACCTCAGCGTCGACTTCGGCGTCGACAAGAAGTGGGTTCCCGCGGCGATCGGCCTGAACTACGAGGTGCGTGCCGGTGAGGTGCTTGCGATCGTGGGGGAGTCCGGCTCCGGCAAGAGCGCCAGTTCGATGGCGCTGCTTGGCCTGCTGCCGAGCAACAGCCGGGTCAGCGGCAGTGTCAAGCTCGCCGGCAAGGAGCTGCTGGGCGCCAACGAGGCGAACATCCGCGCGGTCCGCGGCAAGGACGTCGCCGTCATCTTCCAGGAGCCTATGACGGCGCTGAACCCGGTGTACACCGTGGGCGCGCAGATCGTCGAAACCATCCGGCTGCACAACGAGGTCTCGCCGGACCAGGCCCGCGAGCGTGCGCTGCGGATGCTCGAGCTGGTGGAGCTGCCGGATCCGGAGAAGGCCTTCAAGTCCTACCCGCACCAGCTCTCCGGCGGCCAGCGGCAGCGCGCCATGATCGCCCAGTCGCTCTCCTGCGACCCCAAGCTGCTGATCGCGGATGAGCCCACCACGGCGCTGGACGTCACCGTGCAGGCGGAAATCCTGGACCTCATGCGCAACCTCCGCAACAAGCTGGACAGCGCGATTGTGCTCATCACCCACGACATGGGCGTCGTGGCGGACCTCGCTGACCGGATCGCCGTGATGCGCCGGGGACTGATCGTGGAAACCGGCACCGCTGAGGAGATCTTCCACAACCCGCAGCACGAGTACACGCAGGCGCTGCTCGCCGCCGTCCCGCACCTCGGCCAGGGCGCGGACAACGACGGCGACGTCGACGTCACCGCCGCCCTCGCTGCCGCCACGCAGGCCGAGATCCAGGCCATTCCGCGCTCTGAGCTGCTCCGGCGCGAACGCGAAAACGCGGCGGCCCTGGCCGCCGCGGAGACGGTGAAGCCGCAGGGCGATCCGGTCCTGGAACTCACCGACGTGGCCATCGAATACCCCAAGCAGGGGCGTGTGCCCGCGTTCCGCGCCGTCGAGGGCGCCAACCTCGCGATCTACCCGGGCCAGGTTGTTGGCCTGGTGGGCGAGTCGGGCTCGGGGAAGACCACCATCGGCCGGGCCGCCGTGGGCCTGCTGCCGGTCGCCGCCGGCACCATGAAGGTGGTGGGGCATGACATCTCCGCCGCCAAGAAGAACGGCCGGCAGCTGCATGAGATGCGCCGGCACGTCGGCATGGTCTTCCAGGACCCCTCGTCCTCGCTGAATCCGCGCCTGCCGATCGGCGAAAGCATCGGCGAGCCGATGTTCCTCGCCGGTGTGGCCAAGGGTGCCGCGCTCCAGTCGCGGATCGAGGCCCTGCTGGACCAGGTGGAGCTGCCCCGCGACTACCGCAACCGCTACCCGCACGAGCTCTCCGGCGGGCAGAAGCAGCGGGTGGGCATCGCCCGGGCCCTGTCGCTCAAGCCGAAGCTGATGGTGGCGGACGAACCGACCTCGGCGCTGGACGTCTCGGTCCAGGCCAAGGTGCTCGAACTCTTCCAGAACCTGCAGAAGGAACTCGGTTTCGCCTGCCTGTTCGTCACCCATGACCTGGCCGTGGTGGACGTCCTTGCCGACCGGATCTGCGTGATGCAGCGGGGCCGGATTGTCGAACAGGGCAGCCGTGACCAGATCCTGCGCAACCCGCAGGAGCCCTACACCCAGCGGCTCCTGGCTGCCGTCCCGCTGCCGGATCCGGACAAGCAGCGGGAGCGGAGGGAGCTTCGGGCGCAGTTGCTTTCCGGAGCCAGCTAG
- a CDS encoding ABC transporter family substrate-binding protein: MRFGRISKAVGVAAAAALALSACAGNSGGTTPPSSAAAGKTGGSATVVEVNAFNTFNPNTADGNTDINSKISYATHSGFYYIDNKLNVVRNEKFGKMEKTSDNPLTVKYTINEGVKWSDGTPVTAADLLLQWAAFSGYYDDADAEAKTGTSYFSYAGDPTGIALTDFPEMGADGRSMTIKYSKPFADWEIALGGPGIDIPAHVLAKKAGLADTKAFTDLLKGLPRGDAKAPKPENAQLKAMAEMWNTGFDTKTLPADPSLYLSNGPFIVKSVNQDQSLTMVRNKDYKWGPEAKLDEITVRYIGEAPAQVQALKNGEADIIAPQASADTVEQLKALQSQGVTVEVGNQLSYDHIDLNYSGPFADKNVREAFMKAVPRKDIVDKIVKKLDDKAAPLDSQLFVPDQAPYADSVKGNGSSAYKDVDIEGAKKLLNGATPEVRIMYNKDNPNRVDAFSLIRESATKAGFKIVDGGLGKSDWGKALGKGGYDATIFGWINSGVGVSGVPQIFKSGNDSNFNKFTDPEADKLMDELIVTTDKSKQDGIITRIDKKIWDSAYGLPLFQAVGVDAYSDRVTGVKYMPNQTGVWWNFWEWAQK, encoded by the coding sequence ATGCGCTTCGGTCGTATTTCCAAAGCAGTGGGGGTCGCGGCGGCAGCTGCGCTCGCGCTGAGTGCCTGCGCCGGCAACAGCGGCGGGACAACCCCGCCGTCGTCTGCCGCGGCCGGCAAAACTGGCGGCTCGGCAACGGTCGTGGAGGTTAACGCGTTCAACACGTTCAACCCCAACACCGCTGACGGCAACACTGACATCAACTCGAAGATCAGCTACGCCACCCACTCGGGGTTCTACTACATCGACAACAAGCTGAACGTTGTACGCAACGAGAAGTTCGGCAAGATGGAAAAGACCTCGGACAACCCGCTGACGGTCAAGTACACCATCAACGAGGGTGTGAAATGGTCTGACGGCACTCCTGTCACCGCCGCCGACCTCCTGCTGCAGTGGGCCGCCTTCTCCGGGTACTACGACGATGCCGATGCGGAAGCAAAGACCGGAACGTCCTACTTCTCCTACGCCGGCGACCCGACCGGCATCGCGCTGACCGACTTCCCGGAAATGGGCGCCGACGGCCGCTCCATGACCATCAAGTACTCCAAACCGTTCGCTGACTGGGAAATCGCCCTGGGCGGCCCCGGCATCGACATCCCGGCACACGTACTCGCCAAGAAGGCCGGCCTGGCCGACACCAAGGCGTTCACCGACCTGCTCAAGGGTCTGCCGCGCGGCGACGCCAAGGCTCCGAAGCCGGAAAACGCACAGCTGAAGGCAATGGCCGAGATGTGGAACACCGGCTTCGACACCAAGACGCTGCCGGCGGACCCGAGCCTGTACCTGTCCAATGGTCCGTTCATCGTCAAGAGCGTCAACCAGGACCAGTCCCTCACCATGGTCCGGAACAAGGACTACAAGTGGGGTCCGGAAGCCAAGCTGGACGAGATCACGGTCCGCTACATCGGTGAGGCTCCCGCCCAGGTCCAGGCGCTGAAGAACGGCGAAGCGGACATCATCGCTCCGCAGGCTTCCGCCGACACGGTGGAGCAGCTGAAGGCACTGCAGAGCCAGGGCGTCACGGTGGAGGTCGGCAACCAGCTCTCCTACGACCACATCGACCTGAACTACAGCGGCCCGTTCGCCGACAAGAACGTCCGCGAGGCGTTCATGAAGGCCGTTCCGCGCAAGGACATCGTCGACAAGATCGTCAAGAAGCTTGACGACAAGGCAGCGCCGCTGGACTCGCAGCTGTTCGTCCCGGACCAGGCCCCCTACGCCGACTCGGTCAAGGGCAACGGTTCCTCCGCGTACAAGGATGTCGACATCGAGGGCGCCAAGAAGCTCCTCAACGGTGCCACCCCCGAAGTCCGCATCATGTACAACAAGGACAACCCCAACCGCGTTGACGCTTTCTCGCTGATCCGCGAATCCGCCACGAAGGCCGGCTTCAAGATTGTCGACGGCGGCCTCGGCAAGTCTGACTGGGGCAAGGCCCTGGGCAAGGGTGGCTACGACGCCACCATCTTCGGCTGGATCAACTCGGGCGTGGGCGTCTCCGGCGTTCCGCAGATCTTCAAGTCCGGCAACGATTCCAACTTCAACAAGTTCACCGATCCCGAGGCCGACAAGCTGATGGATGAACTGATTGTCACCACCGACAAGAGCAAGCAGGACGGCATCATCACGCGGATCGACAAGAAGATCTGGGATTCCGCCTACGGCCTGCCGCTGTTCCAGGCAGTCGGCGTGGACGCCTACAGCGACCGCGTCACCGGCGTCAAGTACATGCCGAACCAGACCGGTGTCTGGTGGAACTTCTGGGAGTGGGCACAGAAGTAG
- a CDS encoding ABC transporter permease, whose product MSQPSQQDEIMAEEAVLQPAPAAGVEPILEAKGLSQGQIVRKRFLGHTGAIIGLVVFALIFLVAFTSVGYLGIPGWWKYNHEAVSPLVNDGAPTSSLWPLAWGEHPFGQDRIGRDLFAMTMRGAQQSITVMVVIGLIAGLIGVLVGAVSGYFRGWAEAILMRLTDVIIIIPALLLAAVMAQMAGRRDSGSWFASFASTNGVLALGIFLGLISWVSLARLMRGEFLSLREREFVDAARISGASNARIIFKHILPNAVGVLIVNVTLTMSAAILTETALSYLGVGVKAPDTSLGLLISQNQQAFATRPWLFWFPGLFIVLICLSINFIGDGLRDAFDPRQKKFNAKKAREVAAPAAGTTPPEKTAVTAFDGPKDS is encoded by the coding sequence ATGAGCCAGCCAAGTCAGCAGGACGAAATCATGGCCGAGGAGGCCGTATTGCAGCCCGCCCCCGCGGCCGGCGTCGAGCCCATCCTCGAAGCCAAGGGCCTGAGCCAGGGCCAGATTGTCCGGAAGCGTTTCCTCGGGCACACCGGGGCGATCATCGGCCTGGTGGTCTTTGCCCTGATCTTCCTGGTCGCCTTCACCTCGGTGGGGTACCTGGGCATTCCCGGCTGGTGGAAGTACAACCACGAGGCCGTCTCCCCGCTGGTCAACGACGGCGCACCGACGTCCTCGCTCTGGCCGCTGGCCTGGGGCGAACACCCCTTCGGCCAGGACCGGATCGGCCGCGACCTGTTCGCCATGACCATGCGCGGGGCCCAGCAGTCCATCACCGTAATGGTGGTGATCGGCCTGATCGCGGGCCTGATCGGTGTCCTGGTGGGCGCGGTCTCCGGCTACTTCCGCGGCTGGGCCGAGGCGATCCTGATGCGCCTGACCGACGTCATCATCATCATCCCGGCCCTGCTCCTCGCGGCCGTGATGGCGCAGATGGCCGGCCGGCGCGACTCCGGAAGCTGGTTCGCCTCCTTCGCCAGCACCAACGGCGTGCTGGCCCTGGGCATCTTCCTAGGCCTGATCAGCTGGGTCAGCCTGGCCCGCCTGATGCGCGGCGAGTTCCTCTCGCTGCGCGAACGTGAATTCGTCGACGCGGCCCGGATTTCCGGCGCAAGCAACGCACGCATCATTTTCAAGCACATCCTGCCCAACGCCGTCGGCGTGCTGATCGTCAACGTCACGCTGACCATGTCCGCGGCGATCCTCACCGAAACGGCGCTGAGCTACCTGGGCGTCGGCGTGAAGGCTCCCGACACCTCCCTGGGCCTGCTCATCTCGCAGAACCAGCAGGCCTTTGCCACCCGGCCCTGGCTGTTCTGGTTCCCGGGCCTGTTCATCGTCCTGATCTGCCTGAGCATCAACTTCATCGGCGACGGTCTGCGCGATGCCTTCGACCCGCGGCAGAAGAAATTCAACGCCAAAAAGGCCCGCGAGGTGGCGGCGCCGGCTGCGGGGACAACGCCCCCGGAAAAGACCGCAGTCACCGCGTTCGACGGACCCAAGGACAGCTAG
- a CDS encoding PH domain-containing protein, translated as MSTVPNAGNVEIFKGRTNKWFAWLSWAVAALGLAVTVASAGLEGLPGTAPLLLLAFLGWQFFWMPAVVVHDGGVTLENPFRTVVVPWAALVHVDTRYALTLVTARASYAAWAAPAPGIWGGRNARPEDLHGLPDTSYGPGKSVRPGDLKTTDSGQAARLVRTRWQDLVESGTLAAGEAGATAAAVTPRWAAIGAAVLLLAASYWTIAVQ; from the coding sequence ATGAGCACTGTGCCCAATGCCGGTAACGTCGAAATCTTCAAGGGCCGGACGAACAAATGGTTCGCCTGGCTGTCCTGGGCCGTGGCCGCCCTCGGCCTCGCGGTCACGGTCGCCTCGGCCGGACTCGAGGGGCTGCCCGGCACCGCCCCGCTGCTGCTGCTGGCGTTCCTGGGCTGGCAGTTCTTCTGGATGCCGGCCGTTGTGGTGCACGACGGCGGCGTGACCCTGGAGAATCCGTTCCGGACCGTCGTGGTGCCCTGGGCCGCCCTCGTGCACGTGGACACCCGCTATGCGCTGACCCTCGTGACGGCACGGGCCAGCTACGCGGCCTGGGCCGCGCCGGCGCCCGGTATCTGGGGCGGACGCAACGCCCGCCCCGAAGACCTGCACGGGCTTCCGGACACCAGCTACGGCCCCGGAAAATCGGTCCGGCCCGGGGACCTGAAGACCACCGACTCCGGCCAGGCCGCCCGCCTGGTGCGCACACGCTGGCAGGACCTGGTGGAAAGCGGGACCCTCGCCGCAGGCGAGGCCGGCGCCACGGCGGCCGCCGTGACGCCCCGCTGGGCCGCCATCGGCGCGGCCGTGCTCCTGCTCGCTGCCAGCTACTGGACTATCGCCGTCCAGTAG
- a CDS encoding ABC transporter permease — protein sequence MVTYIVRRLMTAALILLGASFLVYLLTAASGDPLEEFRTNNSPQKQALMDARTELLQLDVPAPVRYFRWLGGAAQCLIPFANSCDLGKNIAGQPVTDALGHALVQTLTLVTGATVLAILIGITLGIITALRQYSTLDYGVTFMAFLFFSLPIFWVAVLLKEFGAIGFNDFLRNPDVPLPTALGIGLGLGFVVAVAAGGAARRRLIMGGAVFAFVSAVLLYFSATEWFKTPGLGPVVIAIAGVGIAFAVTLLSAGLKNRKALQSALIAVGVGVILYFILQPLLDEATFLMVVLLAVAFVLVGLGIGYVMGGYDRGQSMRAAAITSFLVGFLIVLDRYMQAWPSYFNNSRVRGRPIATIGANTPNIEGDFWVLGLDSFTHLILPTMALILISLASYTRFTRASMLEIMNMDYIRTARAKGVSERTVVMRHAFRNALIPIATIVAFDIGGLIGGAVITESVFSVRGMGFLFLDGITHIDPNPVMGVFLCVAITAMGFNLIADLAYSALDPRVRVKA from the coding sequence ATGGTGACTTACATAGTCCGGCGGCTCATGACAGCCGCCCTCATTCTTCTCGGCGCCTCCTTTTTGGTGTATCTCCTGACAGCGGCGTCCGGAGACCCCCTCGAGGAATTCCGCACCAACAACTCCCCGCAAAAACAGGCGCTGATGGACGCGCGCACGGAGTTGCTGCAGCTGGACGTCCCGGCCCCCGTCCGCTACTTCCGCTGGCTCGGCGGCGCGGCCCAGTGCCTCATCCCGTTCGCCAACTCCTGTGACCTCGGCAAGAACATCGCCGGCCAGCCCGTCACCGACGCGCTCGGCCACGCGCTTGTCCAGACCCTGACGCTGGTCACCGGCGCCACGGTGCTTGCCATCCTGATCGGCATCACGCTGGGCATCATTACGGCCCTGCGCCAGTACAGCACGCTGGACTACGGCGTCACGTTCATGGCCTTCCTCTTCTTCTCGCTGCCGATCTTCTGGGTCGCCGTCCTGCTCAAGGAGTTCGGCGCCATCGGCTTCAACGACTTCCTGCGGAACCCTGACGTGCCGTTGCCCACGGCCCTGGGGATCGGTCTGGGACTGGGCTTCGTGGTCGCCGTCGCGGCCGGCGGTGCCGCAAGGCGGCGCCTGATCATGGGCGGCGCCGTCTTCGCCTTCGTCAGCGCCGTCCTCCTCTACTTCTCCGCGACCGAGTGGTTCAAGACGCCAGGGCTCGGCCCTGTGGTCATCGCCATTGCCGGCGTCGGCATCGCCTTCGCCGTCACCCTGCTCTCCGCCGGACTCAAGAACCGCAAGGCGCTGCAGTCGGCACTGATCGCCGTCGGCGTCGGCGTGATCCTGTATTTCATCCTCCAGCCGCTGCTGGACGAGGCAACGTTCCTGATGGTCGTGCTGCTGGCGGTCGCCTTCGTGCTGGTGGGCCTGGGGATCGGGTACGTGATGGGGGGCTACGACCGCGGCCAGTCTATGCGGGCCGCCGCCATCACCTCGTTCCTGGTCGGATTCCTGATCGTGCTGGACCGCTATATGCAGGCCTGGCCGAGCTACTTCAACAACAGCCGCGTGCGGGGCCGGCCGATCGCGACCATTGGCGCCAACACCCCGAACATCGAGGGCGACTTCTGGGTCCTCGGCCTGGATTCCTTCACCCACCTGATCCTGCCGACCATGGCACTGATTCTCATTTCACTCGCCAGCTACACCCGGTTCACCCGTGCCTCGATGCTGGAAATCATGAACATGGACTACATCCGGACGGCGCGTGCCAAGGGCGTCTCCGAACGCACCGTCGTGATGCGCCACGCCTTCCGCAACGCGCTGATCCCCATCGCCACTATCGTCGCCTTCGACATCGGCGGCCTGATCGGCGGTGCCGTCATCACGGAATCGGTCTTCTCCGTCCGGGGCATGGGTTTCCTCTTCCTGGACGGCATCACCCACATCGACCCCAACCCGGTCATGGGCGTCTTCCTCTGTGTGGCCATCACGGCCATGGGTTTCAATCTCATTGCGGACCTCGCGTACTCCGCACTTGATCCGCGCGTAAGGGTAAAAGCATGA